AATTCACGCCAGGACAGCCGATTGGGTTTGATGTGGTTGACGAACGTGGGCAACGGTTTCCTGATGGCCAATACACGTATGAACTGATTGTTGCTCCTCCCGTTGATCCGAGTGTCAGCAAAGCGTTGCAACAAGCACGTGCTGCAGGAACAGACGCCGCTGTGGTTGCGCAGATGCAACAGCAAGGGGTGCTGCCGCGGCAAGCGCAAACCCAATCCGGCTATTTCACGGTGTTGAATGGGACGTTGGTCGTACCGGGTGTGGAAGAATAGGGCGCCAGAGTGAAACAGAGGAGAAACGAAATGAAAACTACGCCATGGAGTAGGACGGCAGTCGTCAGCGTTTTAGCGGTGGGGCTGGCCATAGTAGGGATCTGGTTGTCACCTCACAACCTGTGGGCGGATCAGGTTGTGGCTGATGACCAAATCGTGCAAGGCTCTACATGTGTCGGGTTCGACTGTGTGAATAACGAAAGTTTTGGCTTTGATACGATTCGCTTGAAGGAAAACAATCTCCGTATCAAATTTGACGACACGTCCACTGCCGCAGGTGATCCTTCGGTCGATTGGCAACTCACAGCCAATGATTCTGCGAGTGGTGGGGCGAACAAATTTTCCATTGAGGACATTGCCAACGCAAAGGTGCCGTTTACAATTCTCGGCGGAGCCCCGACCAATTAACTTTTTGTCGATGCCATTGGGCGTGTAGGGGTTGGTACGGCCACGCCTGTACTCAATCTACACGTAGCGACCGGAAATACTCCAGCGCTGCGGTTTGAACAGAACGCCACTGGCGGTTTTACCGCGCAGACGTGGGATGTCGCAGGCAATGAGGCGAACTTCTTTATCCGCGATGCCCCAATGGCAGCCGCCTCCCCTTCCGTATTCGCCCTGGTGCGCCAACCGACAGTATCGTTATCGCAACTGATGGACGGGTGGGGTTTGGGACGAACTCTCCACAGGGAAACCTCCATATCGCTGGCCCGGCGACCGCGGACCTCTTCAGTGGTATTGGGCCCGATTTGGTCAATGGGCCGGCCTTCAATTTTGGCTATTCCGGATCGAGCTTTGGCCAAAGTTCAGGATTTTTCAACGTACGGCCAGATGCCTTGGCGGTTGCTCCGAATCCCTCGCTGCGGTTCGCGACCGCGAACGTCCAAGCCATGATTATCGACAACGTCGGTAACGTTGGTATCGGGCTGACCGGAACGAATCCGATTCCTGCTGAACGATTGGAGGTGAACGGCAACATCCGCGCTTCGGGTTCTTTTATTGCTGGTGCAACGACCCTGGCGGTTCCTGACTACGTGTTTGCCCCGGATTACAAACTGATGCCACTGCCACAGCTCGCGGCCTACGTGGCCAAGGAGCAACACCTCCCCGAGATACCGCCGGCACGTGAAATAAAAGCCAATGGGGTTAACCTGAGCGAAATGCAGATGCTGCTGTTGAAAAAGGTTGAGGAGCTGACGCTGTATACATTGGAAAAAGAACGGATCAATACCAGACAAGAACAAACGATCCGTAAACAACAGCAGACGATACAGGCCCTAACTGCTCGATTGGCAGCCTTGGAAAAACACGCTGGCTCCTTCGGCCCGCAGAAACGTGGAGCCCGCCGTTAAGTGCCAGAACGAACAGCGGACTCGTAAGGAGAAGGCAACATGAAAATACGACTAACGCGATGGTATGCAGATAGGGGCGTCTTGGGAATTTTCGTGTGTCTCGTTGTTGGATCGATGCTACCTGAGAGAGCACTATCTGATAGCGTGATCCCCGATGACCTTATTGTCCAGGGTGCTCAATGTGTCGGAACTCCCTGCGTTAATGATGAGGAGTTCGACGGTGCGACGATCAAACTGAAATCGGAAACCCCGATCATCAAGTTTGAGGATACCAGTGTGTCCGCCGGTTTTCCGACGACCGATTGGCAGCTCACGGCCAATGACACTGTTAATGGCGGAGCGAACAGGTTTTCCATTGAGGACGTTACCAGTGCAAGGGTGCCGTTCACGATTCTCGGAGGAGCGGCGAGTCACGCGCTCTTTGTTAATGCGACAGGGCAAGTCGGTTTTGGTACGTCAACTCCAGGCCTATTGCTTCACCTCAGTACGAGTAATACCCCAGCGGTCCGTCTTGAGCAGAATGATTCCGGTGGATTCACTGCGCAAACCTGGGATATTGGCGCAGACCACCAGCAATTCTTTATTCAAGACGCAACCAATAGTAACAGTCGCCCATTCCGCATTGGGGTAACTGCGCCAACCAACAGTATCGATATTGCGGCTGACGGACGGGTAGGGTTCGGTGTCGTTTCTGGTCAAGGTTCCATACATATCGGCGGTGCGGCAACAGACGATATCTTTAATGGTATTGGTCCGAACCTTGCGGCCGGCCCGGCTTTTAACTTTGGTTATTCTGGTGGGAGCTTTGGGCGTGGCTCGGGGTTCTTCAATGTCAGACCAGATGCCGCAGAGATTTCTCCGAATCCGTCATTACGATTTGCTACTGCGAACGTGCAACGAATGATTATTGACCGTGAGCAACGAGTTGGTATAGGGCTCGTCGGCACCAATCCGATCCCGACCCAACGACTAGACGTGAATGGGAACATCCGTGCCTCGGGTTCGTTTATTGCTGGCTCGACGACACTAACGGTGCCCGACTACGTGTTCGCGTCGGACTACAAGCTACGACCACTGAAAGACGTTGCCACGTTCGTGGCGCAGAATCGTCATCTGCCGGAAATTCCTCCAGCACACGAGATACAAGCTCGGGGGGTAGACCTCAGTGAGATGCAAATGCTGTTGCTCAAGAAGATCGAGGAGCTGACCCTGTATACACTGCAGCAAGCCGAAACTGACATACAACAAGGCAAAACGACCGACACTCACCAGCAGACCCTCGACGCGATCGCAACCCGCTTGACAGCCTTAGAGCGGCAGCAGAAAAGGGTTCACGTAGGGCAACGAAAAAATCGCTGAGGAGAAGCACGAGGCGCGTTGCCAAGGAGGACCCATGAAACTTGGACTGATCTTTCCCGGCGGCGGGATGAAAATCCGCGACATGGTAACGATTGCGAAAGAGGCTGAAGGTGCGGGGTTTGATTCCCTCTACGTCACTGAAGCATGGCGTAGTGGATTTGTCCCGCTCACTGCGTTGGCAATGGCTACGCAACACGTACGACTTGGGCCGTATGTGCTCAATGCGTATGGACGCAGCCCGATGCTGACCGGCATGAGTGCGATTGATCTGGATGAACTGTCTGGCGGACGCCTGTTGTTGGGTGTTGGGAGTGGCAATCGTCATATCAACGAAGACTGGCAAGGGGTGCCGCATGTCGAGCCCTACCAGAAGATGAAAGAGTACATTGAGTGTCTCAAACAGATTGTGCGAACGCCGATGGGGACACCGATGAAATATGAAGGAAAGATTCACCGCATGCAGTGGACCCCAGCCGTGCAGCCGTTGCGTGAGAGCATTCCTATTTACCTGTCGGCGATCTTTCCTCGCATGGTGAAAGTTGCTGGGCAGGTTGCTGACGGGGTCGCCATCGGCGCGATGGGGTCGGTGGAATATCTACGCGACGTGCTACAGCCTCGCGTCCGTGAGGCGGCAGCGCACGCTGGGCGTGATCCGCGATCCCTCGGCTATGTGATGGCGATTTTTGTCTCGGTCAGTGATGACCGCGAACAGGCACGGCAAGCGGCTCGCGAAGCGATTTGTCGTCTGTTCTCGCCGTTACCACACCCATACTATGACTTCCTGTTACGAGAACAAGGGTTCTCCGCGGCTGCGGACACCGCTCAGAAATTGGCGCCACAAGGCAAGTTCAAGCAAGCCGCCGAGGCAATTCCTGATGAAGCGATCGATCGTTTGACAATTGCTGGCACTCCAGCGGAGTGTCGCAAACGTATCGCTGCGTATGAAGGAGTTGTTGAGGAAGTGATTTGTGTGAACGTGTCGTACTCGGCTACGCCTTCGACTGATCCGTTGGGGTTGTATCGCCAGATTATCGATCTGCGATGACGGAACTCACGTGCCTTGATCCTTCGACACGGCTCAGGACTCGGCACGAACGGCTACGGAAGTTCAACGTGATCATTTCGTCCGTTCACCCTGAGGTTGTCGAAGGGTGAACAATTTCCTGAGAGGAAACCGGAGTGAGGTTTTGCGCTGGAGCCTTTGGCTCAAATAGCGCAAAAAACCGCTCCTGCACTCGCTGCTGTTCGTCGGTGCTCGGTTGTTTGAGCAGTGTTACAACAACGGAGACAACGATGTTGATCAGAAACGCCGTCACTCCTGCATCGAACACCCCGATGTGCTTCCAGCTGGTGAGTACCATGGCCAGAAGGCTTACTGTTCCGGCAGCAAGCCCGACAATCGCGGCAGTGCGGGTAAACCGTGGCCAATAGAGACCAAGAATCATGGGCAGATAGAGTTGCATCAAGAACTCAAATTTGATGAGCGTCAATTGCCACAGGGTTGCGATTGGGTGGAGCGAGAGGAGGGTGACCAGAATAAGAATCGCAACTGTGAACCCGCGGCCAACGATGGCAATTTCTTCTTCATTTGCCTGTGGTCTCACAAACTGTCGATAGAGGTCATGCGTGACCATAGACGACAACGTCAGTAAAACTCCGGCTGCTGTCGACATAATGGCGGCCGCTGCTCCCAAGAACACGAGGATTGCGATCCAATAGGCACTCTCAGCTTGCCGACTAAGGAGTTGGGCTAACACCTGGTCCGCTTCAATGGTCTTGAGGTCGTGTAACCGGATGATTCCGACGAGCCCAATCAAAACGACCGCGAGCATGACGATAAAATAATTGGGAATCATCATCGCTAGTCCACGGCGTAACGCTTTCTCGCTTTTTGCGGCATACACACTCTGAATAATTTGTGGATACATCGACCCACCGAAACCGAACACCAGAGCCAAGAGCAGGTACGAACGCGTTAAGGTTGCAAATGAATCAGGGACGGCGATTTTCTCTGGCGCGACTGTCACTGCCTGTTGGATAACGGCGGCGAGTCCACCTTCCCACCGCACTAGCACAACGGCGGCGACGACGATCGCAAGCCACAGGAGTCCACCCTGCAAGACCTCAGCCCAGACGACGCCACGCCAACCGCTGAGCAGTACATAGATAAGCATCCCAGCGAAGATGTAAATCACTCCAGTGGCAAACGTATAACGACCACCAGTAAAACCAACAAACGCGTGGCCCATCGCTGTCGTCTGTATCATCAAATATGGAATGACCGTCAGAATAAGAAACACGGAGGTCCACAAACGCAGGACCCGACTATCGAAGCGGTCCGCGTAGTAATCTGACGGTGTGAGATAGTCATACTTTTTCGACAGGACATAGAGGCGAGGGGCGTAGGTCAGAAAGCCGAGTGAGATGGCGATAGTGAAGGGAATCAACGTCACTGCCATCAGGCCAACTCGATAGGATTGCCCAGGTAAACCAAAGAAGGTATTACCGCTGAATTTGGTCGCGAGCATGGCAAAGAAGAGCACCAGCGCTCCAGTGCTTTTGCCGCCGAGGAAATAATCTCGCGCATGCCAGGTCTCGCCCGACCGGTACGCGAAATAACCGATGAAGATGTTACTCAGCAGATACAGCGAGAGAATAATAAGGGCATCGAAGCCAAGGCCGGAATCTTGTGGTGCCATATGTGGGTGCGTGATGCAAAAAAGTAGTCAGTAATCAGTAGTCAGGAGAAAAAAGGCTATAGGCTGTCGGCTTCAGGCTGTAGAGGTTCTTTTCTTCCCGGTAGCTTGAGACCTTTAGCTTTGTATTAGTCGTCCTCTCCAAGTGTCGTCTCCGCCAGTCGCCACTGTCGCAACACGATATACACGGTGAATGCGGTTAGCACGAGGGCTGCTGCAAGAACGGTCAGAAACCACAACGGAATGCCAAAGACTAACGGTTCATACGTACCGATAAAGAAATAGGGCACGCAGAAGAAGATCAGCACGACAACAATCGTCCAGATCCACAGTTGAGCGGGTTCTTTGGGTGGCATGCGTACTGTCCTACTGCGAAAATTCTTCTCCAACTTTTGGTGAGCTCTTCACCGGCGTCTTTTTTACAGGCGTTGCTTTTGCCTTCTGGACGTCTTGCTTTGGTTTCTGGGGATCTTTCCCGGTGTCCTTGGTGGCGACACTCTTTCCTGGCTTTGCCGCGCGCAGTCCCCACTGGCCAGCGTCGTAGAAGAGATCGGCGGAAACTTTATTCTTATTGCCAATGGATAAGCTGCGTATGAAATCGTTACTTTCCTGTCCCAGTGTTTTTAGCCAGGAAGCTTTGGCGTCGTCTTCTTTGGGGAAAATGACACGAAAATGTACTCGCAATCCAGATGCGACTCCGAAGCGATCGACGACGGTGTAAGGCGGGTTAGCTTCATGGACATGCGATACCACCGTGCGCCATGAATCCCCATCTGCCTGATCGGCGACGATAGTGCCTGCCGGATATTTCCTCGGCAGTTTGCTGTTGCTGAAGTCAGTGAGGGACATTTTGTCCGCATTCGGTTCAGCGACGACGATGGCACTGGTCACCCGAGAAGTGCCACTCGCAGAAGGGAGAGGAATCACAAACTGCAAGGCTTCAAGCTTTTCACGAGTGGAGGTCTGCGGCTTTGTCCAGCGTCGGGGCGCGCTGTAGGCGACCTTGCTACCGAGAATCTGCAGCTGCGGTTTTTTCTCCTTTTCGGTCCTCTTTTTCTTGCTCGGTTTTTCCTCGTCTTCTGTATCGGTGTCACGCGGCTCGCTTTTCTTCTTACGCGGTGTGTCTTGCGCAAAAGCCGGTGCAGTGAGGAAACTCAGGGAGAAGAGGGTGGTCACAATCCACAAGGACAATCGGCAGCAGCGTGTATGGTGCATAGCTACGGTGCTTAGCAGATTGTGAAGATTTCTTTAAGGGGCGAGGATGATAGGAGCGTAGCTGTGCTACGCCCCCAGGGTTTACGCAGAGGCCGACCCGTTAGTTTCCTTGAGAAACTTCTGGACCTGCGATTCAACGGCTGTGCCTTTGAAGAAATTCGGATTCATGCCGGTCCACAAGCGCACCGGATTGCCGAAGACAAAGTCACGGAAATCTTCTTCGTTCAACACGCCGTCTTCAACTCCTTCGTAGGCTTCAGGGAGAACATCCGTCATGTTTGGCACATCGAAGTGACCAATGTCCGAACCGAAGACCGCGTTCAAGCGCGCGCCATAAGGATTTACTTTGTTCTTGAAGGCCCATGAGTTGACTGGATCATCGGCTTCGCAACCAAAATAGAAATGAGGGACAAAAAGATCCCGAATGTCTGACGCCTTCTTGATGCCACACGCAGCGAAGTCGTCGAGTTGCTCGGGACGCTCCATCAACAGTCCAACTCCAGGCTCTAGCTGGTCAAGAACACTCACGAAAGCTTTGGAACCGTAGCGTTGGATATAATCGACTAGCATTTCACGATTGAGATTGGCAGGATTCGTGTCTTCGAGGGCATCGGCATTGCGTTTCTTCCAGTGGCCGATGAGATCACTATAGAGGCCGCATGCCCAACCGACGCCGCCTTCAAGGAAGGTGAATTTCAGTTTGGGGAAACGACGAGTGACACCGCCAATGAACAATGCTTTGCACACGGCTTCGCCGGCTTGACCGAAGTGGCCAATGTGGTTGTAAACAAAATTCGAGATCGACGTGCGTAGGCCGATTCCTGATGAGGCCGAGTGGAAGGCTGGGGAGACACCCAGTTCGATACATTTCGCCCAGACTGGGTCGTAGTTGAATTCACTGTCGAGTCCGAGCACATCGTGCCACACCGCATAGCGACTAGCTTCTGGATTAGATTTGGCAACGGCGGCTACAGGTCGGCGCGGTAAACTGCCAAGCATGACAACCTTGAAGCCGAGTTGTTTGACGGCGAATTCTAGCTCTTCGAGCGCTTCTTGCGGGCTATACATCGGTACCACTGCGGCGGGTGCGAGACGATCCCCCAATCCAGCGAACTGGTCGGCCGTATACAGATTGAAGGCGCGACAGGCGGCACGTCGTATCTCCTCGTCACGCAGAAACGGAGCAAAGAGGGCGCCCGAAGTCGGATAAATGGCGGAAAAATCGAAGCCGAGTTCCCCCATGCGTTCATGGAGCAGCTTCGGCAACATGGCAGTTGCACGATCGCGCGTGTTCTTAGTTGGCACGCCCCACCAGCCAGGTTGCAGCATGCGACGTTCGCGCCGTTCAGCAGCAGGGGTTTGCGCCCACTTCTTATTGCCAAATTGGTTGGCGACTTTTTTATAGCGTTCGACGATTTTATCGCCACCAACTTTATGGAGATATTCCATCGCTGCTGGTTCAAATTCGATCCAGTGTCCATCAGCATCGAGCACCGGATGTTTGAGTCGTGCGTGAATCGCTTCGGCAGTATGTTGCGATGACATAATGTCCCTCCGTTTTCGCTTTATTCTCGTTGAGACTACGTTGAAGAATTTGCCTTGCTCGACGGAAGAAAGCAAGGATGAATGGTGGACCGGAAAAAGAACGGTGGAATGGGAGAATAGGCGACGAAAATATGGTGGGGCGGTAGCTGGTTCTCCCATCCGCCCATTCGCCATGTCGCCCGTTCGTTTCTGCGTTTCATCTCCCTTGACGGCTTTCAGTGGCAAGTGGTAGCGGAAAGCAAAGATTTCAGACGGGGAGGGGAGTTATGGAATTTGGTGTTGTGCTACCGCACGTTGGTCCACAGGCACGCGAAAATGTTGTCGAACGCATCCAAACGATTTCTCGCCATGCGGAGTCCTTAGGATATCACTCGTTGTGGGTTGCTGATCATGTGGTCATTCCGACAGTCATTGAATCGAAATATCCCTATCATCCCGAGGGGAAGTTCCCGATTGATCCAGCCGACGATTTTCTCGATCCGTTGACTGTTCTGGGATACGTTGCTGCCTGTACAACGCGTGTACGCCTCGGGACCGGCGTGTTGATCATTCCCTATCGTCATCCTGTGGTGACGGCAAAGATGCTGGCAACTCTAGATGTTCTTTCCCGGGGGCGAATCATCCTTGGTGCAGGTGTGGGGTGGATGGCTGAAGAATTTGCCTATCTCGATTCACCCTATCGTCAGCGTGGTGCTCGCACGGACGAATATCTCAAAGCGATGAAAGCCTTATGGACAGAGCCTGAACCGCACTTTGAGGGAAAATTTATTAATTTCTCGAAACTGAAGTGTGAGCCCAAACCGGTGCAGAAACCGCATCCGCCGATTTGGATTGGCGGGCATAGCGAGGCCGCGTTACGTCGAACTGGAACCTTGGCCGACGGCTGGTATGGTCATGTGCTCTGGCGTAATCCTGATGCGCTGCCGCGTGAAATTCAGGCGATCCGAAAGTATGCAGAACAGGCGGGACGCGACCCGAACAAGCTCACGTATGCTGCGCCGTCGTACGAAAAGACCTTTGAGGATGTTCTGCGCAATTTACCCATGTATGAGAAAGCCGGACTTGATCACGTGGTGTTAGCTTTCTTCATGTGGACTTCAGGGTTCGATGAGGTGCCCGCTTTGATGGAGCGATTTGCGCGGGAGGCAGGGTTGAAAGCGAGATAATTGGTGGTGCGTAGCGTGCGCAGTGCGCACGCTACGCAATGGACAGTCCCTCACCAAATGGCACATACGGCTCATGCAACGCTAAACTGAGCATCAACCGTATCCGCGCCTTGCGAGGAGAGAGCCAGTTTTCAATCACCACACCAGCATTGTGCAAATCATCATATGCGTGTGGATAATAGCGCTCGTCGGCAGTCGTGCCACTTACTGCGCTTGAGCAGAGAACAACCGGTACCCCACGCGCAGCGAGCTGTAACACTCGCTTTCTTGCTGTGGGTGGTATCGTGCCTGTTGCCATCCCGGCGACGACCAGCCCGTGGAGAGAAGTCTCTGAAAGTTTGTTCAAGAGACTGCCATCATCCGCGATACCCATCATAAGGATGGGCACTGACGCTGGCAGTGACTCCGGAATCCTAGCGAAGCGTTTTCGCAGTGTCGGTTTCCACGGACAACTGACCCGATCTCCGAGAATCCCTCCGTACGGAGCGCCGCGCCGGGCAGCAAACGCATCAAGCGCAGTCGTATCGCTTTTGTACACACTCCAGGCTTCAAAGATGTCATTGTTCATCGTTACCAGCACGCCGTATGCAGACGAGGTTGTTGTTGCAAGACTAATGGCGTTGTTGAGGTTGCTGATGCCATCGAAATCACTGGCCCAATTTGGACGCATTGCGCCGGTGAACACGATCGGAACAGGTGCCGCAAGCACCTCGTCAATGCCATACGCCACTTCCTCTAACGCGTCGGTTCCGTGCGTGACGACGATGCCATCGACCTGACTGTCTCCTGTTTCCCGAAGACAACGCGCCAAGCTCAGCAGGTGCTCAATCTTCCCGGTATTATAGTCGAGGTCGATGGCACGGACTGTGATATTTGGTGTGTACGAGGAGCGTGCCAGGAGATCCGCAGCCTTCAACGCTGGAACGCTGGTCCCCTGCTTTGCATCCCAGACCATGCTGATGGTGCCACCCGTCGCGACAAGCACGAGAGTTGGCTTCTTATCGTCAAGTGGCATTGGTTATGCCTCGGTTGGTTTGCCCACGAAACGAAAGAGTGCCACCATGAACCAGCCGCGAGGATCCATCCACAATGCCCGCTGCAAGAAGCCGCATGCTGCGAGTTGGGCACTGATCTCAGTCGGCGAGAATTTACGCGAGATTTCTGTGTGAATCGTTTCTTCCGCGCGAAAGGGGATATGGAGATTAAGGCCGGAAATCGTCACCTGCTGTTGCTTCTCGCTGAGTAAGTGCATTTCAATTTGGTGTAGTTCCTGATTATAAAAGGCTAGATGCGAGAAGCGAGAGAGATCAAACCGTGCCGCTAACTCACGATTCATGCGTTGGAGCAGATTCAGATTGAACGCGGCGGTCACACCGGCAGCATCATTGTAGGCAGGTTCAAGAATGTCGATCGGTTTTTGTAAGTCGCAGCCTAAGAGAAAAAAGTCTCCTGGCTTTAAGGTCTCGGTCAGTTTAGCGAAGAGCTGCTTTTGCTCTTCGCGAGTGAAGTTGCCAAGATTGCTACCCAAGAAAATGACGAGCCGCGGTTTGCCATTGGGCAAGGCTGTCAATCCGTTGAGATAATCAGTGGCCAAAGCATCGACGA
The Deltaproteobacteria bacterium genome window above contains:
- a CDS encoding LLM class flavin-dependent oxidoreductase, which gives rise to MKLGLIFPGGGMKIRDMVTIAKEAEGAGFDSLYVTEAWRSGFVPLTALAMATQHVRLGPYVLNAYGRSPMLTGMSAIDLDELSGGRLLLGVGSGNRHINEDWQGVPHVEPYQKMKEYIECLKQIVRTPMGTPMKYEGKIHRMQWTPAVQPLRESIPIYLSAIFPRMVKVAGQVADGVAIGAMGSVEYLRDVLQPRVREAAAHAGRDPRSLGYVMAIFVSVSDDREQARQAAREAICRLFSPLPHPYYDFLLREQGFSAAADTAQKLAPQGKFKQAAEAIPDEAIDRLTIAGTPAECRKRIAAYEGVVEEVICVNVSYSATPSTDPLGLYRQIIDLR
- a CDS encoding sodium:solute symporter family protein, with the protein product MAPQDSGLGFDALIILSLYLLSNIFIGYFAYRSGETWHARDYFLGGKSTGALVLFFAMLATKFSGNTFFGLPGQSYRVGLMAVTLIPFTIAISLGFLTYAPRLYVLSKKYDYLTPSDYYADRFDSRVLRLWTSVFLILTVIPYLMIQTTAMGHAFVGFTGGRYTFATGVIYIFAGMLIYVLLSGWRGVVWAEVLQGGLLWLAIVVAAVVLVRWEGGLAAVIQQAVTVAPEKIAVPDSFATLTRSYLLLALVFGFGGSMYPQIIQSVYAAKSEKALRRGLAMMIPNYFIVMLAVVLIGLVGIIRLHDLKTIEADQVLAQLLSRQAESAYWIAILVFLGAAAAIMSTAAGVLLTLSSMVTHDLYRQFVRPQANEEEIAIVGRGFTVAILILVTLLSLHPIATLWQLTLIKFEFLMQLYLPMILGLYWPRFTRTAAIVGLAAGTVSLLAMVLTSWKHIGVFDAGVTAFLINIVVSVVVTLLKQPSTDEQQRVQERFFALFEPKAPAQNLTPVSSQEIVHPSTTSG
- a CDS encoding amidohydrolase, with protein sequence MANGRMGEPATAPPYFRRLFSHSTVLFPVHHSSLLSSVEQGKFFNVVSTRIKRKRRDIMSSQHTAEAIHARLKHPVLDADGHWIEFEPAAMEYLHKVGGDKIVERYKKVANQFGNKKWAQTPAAERRERRMLQPGWWGVPTKNTRDRATAMLPKLLHERMGELGFDFSAIYPTSGALFAPFLRDEEIRRAACRAFNLYTADQFAGLGDRLAPAAVVPMYSPQEALEELEFAVKQLGFKVVMLGSLPRRPVAAVAKSNPEASRYAVWHDVLGLDSEFNYDPVWAKCIELGVSPAFHSASSGIGLRTSISNFVYNHIGHFGQAGEAVCKALFIGGVTRRFPKLKFTFLEGGVGWACGLYSDLIGHWKKRNADALEDTNPANLNREMLVDYIQRYGSKAFVSVLDQLEPGVGLLMERPEQLDDFAACGIKKASDIRDLFVPHFYFGCEADDPVNSWAFKNKVNPYGARLNAVFGSDIGHFDVPNMTDVLPEAYEGVEDGVLNEEDFRDFVFGNPVRLWTGMNPNFFKGTAVESQVQKFLKETNGSASA
- a CDS encoding LLM class F420-dependent oxidoreductase, which codes for MEFGVVLPHVGPQARENVVERIQTISRHAESLGYHSLWVADHVVIPTVIESKYPYHPEGKFPIDPADDFLDPLTVLGYVAACTTRVRLGTGVLIIPYRHPVVTAKMLATLDVLSRGRIILGAGVGWMAEEFAYLDSPYRQRGARTDEYLKAMKALWTEPEPHFEGKFINFSKLKCEPKPVQKPHPPIWIGGHSEAALRRTGTLADGWYGHVLWRNPDALPREIQAIRKYAEQAGRDPNKLTYAAPSYEKTFEDVLRNLPMYEKAGLDHVVLAFFMWTSGFDEVPALMERFAREAGLKAR
- the egtD gene encoding L-histidine N(alpha)-methyltransferase, which translates into the protein MTMDTQHSGGHRLRITTPVEIRSHFCEDVTTGLQRSQKTIPPKYFYDRRGSLLFEQICQQPEYYLTRTEASILQTHAADIWDEIGDCTIVELGSGSSVKTRLLFDEGQRRNLELRYVPIDISAPMLEATAKALVGEYPHMIVDALATDYLNGLTALPNGKPRLVIFLGSNLGNFTREEQKQLFAKLTETLKPGDFFLLGCDLQKPIDILEPAYNDAAGVTAAFNLNLLQRMNRELAARFDLSRFSHLAFYNQELHQIEMHLLSEKQQQVTISGLNLHIPFRAEETIHTEISRKFSPTEISAQLAACGFLQRALWMDPRGWFMVALFRFVGKPTEA